The DNA window ctcctcttcctcctcttcgtcCTCCTCTACAGAAGTATTACGGTGTGGATAATAAGTGGGGTCACATTGAGCAGTGGATGGTAGGACTCTGTGCGAGTGTCAGGCTGACACATGAAAGCTCCAGTGGAGATAAAGGGCCGTTTCATCATATTAACTGTGCAACAGCTCATAGTCAATCATATGACTCTAAAACAAGACTCGAGTAATAATAAAACACGGTCTAATAAAAAAATACCCTTCGTGTAAGTACATAATGATTACATTTAGATAACAGTGTAGCATATTACATGAGCTGTATATGCAAAATGCAATCAATGCAATGCATCATTAGAAATGAAACAACATATTAAATGTGTATCCACAAATAAAACAGTGTAACAGAAATGAATTTAAATAGGCGTTGTATTAGAAGtcattaaaaaatagaaaaaaaaaaaagaaagaaaaagtatccgattttagagttttataattataATCAATATTTTAAACAATGTAACAGAACCTGTTTTCTGtgtaacataaaataaatcagcCCTTTGAAACCTCCCATGTGACTCTGGGCTGTACACATTAACATGAGTTGCATTTAAGAGTGTCACAGtttgaaataaaatactaataatGTCATTTGTttgatataaatataaaagaaaggaaaaataaaattgtattgcaAATGCcataattttatataaaatgttgAGTTCATATTACAGGACAGAGATCATGACGATAATACATCAAATATTGAATTTAATTTTGTTAACACAGTGTGATTCAACATAAATTAAAGTTGAATAAAAGTTTAAACTTTAATGCAATTTAATGGAACGTGATGTAAGTAAAAGCAACACTGAGGTATCTTTTATATCACGTAACACAGCAGCATATTAAAATGTaatgaatataaaaatataaaaaagaataaaacagtaTTACCTTAATGTAACGTTATgttaaaagtcaaataaaactgaGCCTGAATCCAGATGTTTGAGTGAAACCAGCTGATTTTTTGTCTCTGTTCAATCCTAAAGCCTGACCCCATTTACCCAGCTCTTTTTAAAAAGCGCGTAACAACAGGAGTTTTCATGTGTCAGCAGGACGCCActgtctgttgttgttgttgttgtctgttcTGCACGTGCTCAGACAGGCTCAGATTAACGGCCTGTTTAATCCTGTCTGATAGATTATCAGTTATCATCCTCCCAGTTACCGTTCCTGCTCGCACgtctctgcagctgctgctgtttaaaatttctgtttaattctaattaatattaatttttatatgtgtgtcaattttcatttatttttaaattaatagaACATtacttttaactgctttttgtgtatccacattttttattattgtatttatacTTTTACACTGTGTTCGACTTATCCCCTAAACAGACctcttttattacttttattttctttttctttttttaaaatgagaacTACAAAATTTTTGTAGTATTTTGACAGGCTATGGTCTGTCATTTCTCCCCCCATGCTTCTTGTTTGCATGCAGCAGCcttcatgtgtttgtgctttatTAGACCGTGCCAATGATGCAATAACCTGCTGTTTAGTGTGTTCAGAGGACACCTGCTGCCTTCTTCTTTGGTTTCAATCTTTTAACCTGCTTTCTACTTCGTGGCCTTTCAGGAGGATAGTGAGCGGTATTCTCGCCATTCTCGGAGGCACGCGTCGGTCTGTATCTCTTTCCtgtcattttcctgtttttctgtttctttatttttttaacaaattaaaaatcacgTGTGTTACCTGTCCACTCTGACTATCACACCTCCAGTTACGACCTGTGTGGAAAGGTGCGTTTGGGACACTATGACATCATTGTAGGCATGGTTAGTTTCCACTAACTCACCAGGAGGTCTAAGTGTTTGGTCCCCTAAAATCTAAACACAAAGCAACATCCTAAGGCTGGATCAACTTCTAAAGAACATTAGATCATCCAGTGAGCTCTGGATACTTTACACTCAGGTCTAACTCAGGTCTAGTAAACTGAATGGTTTTCTCAGACCGTTTGAGTGTTGTTGTGAAGATTTTTCAGCCTGGGGATGTCATTGGTTCAACTGAACTCAATTCATTTTAATtggtttttatatatatagcaccaaaccacagcagcagtcacctcatgacgctttatgttgtaaggtaaagcCTGTGCAACGACAGAATCAATGACGTGAAGAACTGTGCTGTCTGTTGATGCTCTGCTTGTTTGATTGCAGATCTCTGACGATGAGGAGAGGATGTCAGTGGGGAGTCGAGGCAGCCTCAGGGTGAGTTCACATCTCAGTATTTTAACCACAGAAGAAGAGTTTACTccataaaaacacagtttttatggACTCTGCTCAGGTTCTGCTAATGGACTGCGGCTCGTTAAGCTGCTGTTGAACAGAGGTTGAACGTGAAGAGTAGATATGAGCAGCTCGTTCAGAGCTGCAGAGCTTCATGCTGATTACTGCAGGTTATGTATAGACAGGGACGCTGCTGCGGCAGCTATAAGCAGGAAAGAGACCGGAGGCCGATTAATAATCAATAACAGCAGGAGGTTGAGTCACATTGTGAGCTTGCTCATTGTGAGGTCACTTCTTATGAAAATAAAGAGTCTGGTCGTCTCTTCCTGTCTGCAGccttcagtgtttttctctgaTGCTCCTCGCTGCCACGGCTACAGGGTCTGACTctctgacatcacttcctgtggtTGTGTGTAGCTCAGTAGAAGATCAAACTGAGTAGCAGTGAAGTTAGAGCAAACCTGTCTTATGATCAAACTCATTATTGACCCGCATGCTGATTTCATCCTGATTAATCAAAACATTTAAGTTACATTGATCATTAATGAGTTTGATCAGTTttctaaagatttatttttacatcttGATAAAGTGATAAACAACTGATGACACcaactcttttctttcttctttccttccCTCTCTACCTCCTTCCTGTGTCTCCTTCACACTTAATTTTTGATACTCATTTTCTCTCATctcctttcttccttccttccttcaatCCTAATTTTTCTCCCTCTGtcctttttctctcctttttctctcctttctcttATTTCCTTTTCACCTGCATTCATTCCTTTTCATCCTTCGTCTTTTCCTACATCCTCTgtaccctcctcctcctctgtccagCCTTCGGACTACAGCGGGTTTCTGGGTTCTGGTTCTCGGGCCTCTTCCAGGGCCAGTTCAGCTCGGGCAAGCCCAGTGGTGAGCTCTCATCTCTGGATGTCTAAGTCTGACTCTGTGGCTCCCCCTGCTGGCTGCTCGCAGCCTCACTCATTGAAGTTTACAGTAAAACTCAATCAGTCATATCAAtaatcagtgtttctgtgttcagGTGGAGGAGAGGACAGACAGAGAGTTCCCAGATAAAGTGAGCCCActcttaattttattttatgtttttaaaaacatcatatgttttttaaacttgtataaaatttatgtttaatttttattttttttaaactaaaatactgtaattttaccaagtaaatacattttttgttattaatttatttaaaatgatctgATATTAATTTGGTAATCGTCTTTGTGTCAGGGCTCTAGGACGGCGTCGACGCTGTCAGCAGCCACTCTGGCTTCACTGGGCGGAGCCTCATCTCGCAGAGGAAGCTGTGACACGTCGTTCTCCGTAGAAACCGAAGCGTCCATCAGAGAGATGAAGGTcacgtttaaaaaaacatgaaatagtTTCTTTAGTGTTTGAGTTCAATTCAAGATTTAAATAAATCTGTCTCAAGCACTCACCAGTTTTAGTTGattaatgaattaatgaataataaataaataaatgtacaaaGTTTGTTTCAAGGGCTTTACTgtgataaatatgaaaaaaataaaaacctattTTGTGACTGTAGGACTCTCTGGCGGAGACGGAGGAGAAGTACCGTAAAGCAATGGTTTCTAACGCTCAACTGCACAACGAGAAGTCGACTCTGATGTATCAGGTGGAGACGCTGAGGGAGGAGCTCAACGACATGGAGGAGCTGCTGTGGGAGACGCGGCGCCGCTGCGACGATGCACACAAGGTcacatatttgtatatatttatatttgcaaCCACGTTTGATATGAATAcagtcaaagaaaaagaaagtccaTGTATCGTCATTATATATCATCACTGTGTCTTATTTATTTGACAAAAACTGAACCCAAATATAGAACCACAAGTGTCTCAGTCGGGCTGAGGTCTGGACGTTTGCGGCACCTTGTTtctaacggagatttgctgcCGTGCTTTGGATCATCGTGCTGTTACCCAGTTTCAGCTGCGACACTAACGGCCTCAGATTTAACTCGAAAACTTTCAGTTCACTTTCTTGTCACAAGAAGGGAAAGTTGTTCAGTGCAGCATCTTGTATGATTTTGATTACAGCAGTGAAAAGCATGAACATGCAATAAATACAAAAACCGAATTATtacagaaaaaattaaatataccTAAAATTtcatctgtgaaggttctcagtcatccaggtcatcgtactTATGGatcttggaaagaaaaacatctgggcttctttaagtttcttgaagacgtttttttttttgtctttgagaGCTTTAACCTCAAATGTAAAGGCTGAAATTCTGCTTACAGGCTGTGATACATTCAGCTTTCTGAAGCACCAACACCTCTGAGATTACAGCGTTCTCAGAGTATCTTACTTCCTTGTTTCACAGCGTTCTGTAACCCAGAACGCACATTTCACAACATGTGATCAGTAAAAAGGATtcaataaaaaaacattatCTTTTCTCTGAGACTTGCACAGTGTGATCTGGGGGTGAGTTTGCTGGGACGTCCTCTCCTgccttgaatgttttccacttgtgaataatctttctcaccATAGAATGATGGACCTCAGATTGTTTGAAATGAACTCATAACCTTTCCCAGATTGACAGGAAGCAGCAGttgcttctctaagatcattGATTATGTCTTCCTTACCTCCAtgttaacacacctgaaacTTCAGAACTGCTCAAAATGCACCTTGGTGTTTTTTACCATGTCTGTAATTATCTTAACTGCAGATTtgaggatttattttttttcgtctgctgttgttgtttatcagtgtgtgtttgtatgtgttttcaGGAGTGGGAGCGTGAGCGTCATGCTCACAGCTTACTGCAGTTTCACTTCAAAGACATGAAAGAAACTCTGAGACAGACTGAGGAGCTGCTCACGGTTGGttaacacgcacacacactatATTACTTTTAATTACAGTGAAGACATGTACCAGAAACAGTTGAGCACACAAAGTCCAAAAAGTGAAGCAAAAAACAGAGATAGATATgacaccaaacaaacaaatcgGTTTGTAATTCATTTGACATCTTTGTAACAGTATATAAGGAAATTATCTGATAACTTTGTACACCAGTGAATTCATACACTGCATAAAAAAAGGCTTGCAGTATAAATAGGCAACATGTCTTTGACATCCCTACAATAATATGTatttactaggggtgcaacgatacacaaaattcacggttcggttcggttcaatactttggtgtcacggttcgatattttttcgatacaaaaaaatgttcatgcctttttaatttgtcatttattaaaattataaatatatattttaactcaaaagtacagtttttaaatttaatgttgctgaaacaacaaaataataaaaaaaaataaatctatctgatcgagaaatccctcatctttggaaaagagagtttattacagagaaatggctctttccaaaataaaagctatactatacgcttcttctgggctatattctcagcagcatattaaacatatcaggtccccataaggagaatcatgtgctaacggctgtctaaatgactcgggtaaagtttgtagcatgcgtgcttgttgtttttgtctgcttccacttgtctttgcactaggatgatgtcggcgtaaatgtgcagtcataatcgttgtgttcccactagtgctgtcagcgttaatctcgttaaaatgacgttaacgccataacgcggaTCGGCCCGTgcttggggctggacggcgtcaacacgttaacaagctgactgcgctaacgcactagttcccaccaattgagcattgcgtggcacatccgacatactgttttacttttgtccatgacgcgcttaccatcagggtcatgcttcacatgaaaaccaagatagttccaaaggccagatctgaattagggtgggggaggttcaatttgccatgttgcaacgagcttagcttctgtcttgctagcttgcgctgcgctcagtggatctgcactcgacagtgcagcctaggccgAGTAGttgaacgcagatccactgagcgctcaacacagacagcatcgtcacaagaaaagttgataaaataaataaaaaaaatttgtattgttcgatacatatgcgtaccgaaccgaaagcagtgtatcgaacggttcaatatcgatacatgtattgttgcacacctagtgtatatatatatatatatatatatatatatatatatatatatatatatatatatatatatatatatatatatatatatatatatatatatatatatatatatacatacatacatacatacatacatacatacatacatacatacatacatatatatacgcCTCCTCATTAGAAAACTCGTATGACGGTTTGTGTTGACGGTTGACTGGGACGTCCAGGTGCTTGTATGGGCCGTGTGGCCATCCTAttcctcctctttttccttccttcctccttctTCTGCTCTTTACTCATTTTTACTGCTATATGCTGCCCTCGTCTGGGTCTATGGTGAACAGGAAGTGACTGACCTGCGTTTGAAGAGCAGCAGTTACAGTCAGGAAGTTTCTGACCTGCAGGAGGCGCTGCagtggaaagacaaaaaaatcgggGTATGGTTTCATTCAGTGCTTTATGATTTTCAAACTTAAGTCTGAAGCTTCACTTCTTCTTTCTTAGggttttacttttctttcctTCACTAACTCTTTACTTTCTTCCTTAATTGCTTACTTCTTTCCTCTCCTCCCCACTCGTTGTCACTCAGGCGTTGGAACGGCACAGAGAAATCTCAGACATTGTTTGCATTGAGCGTGACCGGCTCAGAGACGAGGTGGTTCGACTGCGAGATTTACTAAAGGTATCAAACTCTGAAGAGCAGCAGGAAGAGCTCAGAGTTTAGAATACATCTGATTTCATCAgtttatcattttaaaactgAGCATTAGTCCCATAAACTAACAACATATAAAaaccttctttaaaaaaacaatctaAAAAAACCCTTTGAGTTTCATTTCACCTAAAATCTCATGCATTGCACTTACACAAGATTAATTGTTAAATTGTGTTCTTATTCTAATGAACCTTGTGccaatttaaaattattttttttaggtatGTACACCCGTTAAAAAAGACTTGTTAATCAAATAAACCTTTATAAATTTGCCCTTTTTTTGTCAAATTACAGCTTTATTACACAAATTAACTTTTTAGATCCCTcatgtttaatatttttattactgttatttcTCTGTATGTCCCGTTTATTCACCACAGAACAGAGTTCCAATGAACTAATGAAACTTTTAATTtccagtgggtttttttttttttgcaaaattgCTTCTTTACtcctttaaaattaatttttaattgaTCAAATTGTTTAAtgtttcaaaaaaaaattaatctaaataaatgcaaatgaataCATATATTTACATGAAAGTGAAAAGCTTTCATGTAAATAGCCATAGTCCATTTTAGCATAAATTATATTGTTAAAATTCAACCTATTCTACCATTCTTCTATAACTAACATTTCAACTTCATTCATATTAAGgtcaaattatttaattttacataAAGTTTATAACTTTCTTAACATTTCGATTTGTGCCTCTAAATCATAGCTGGACTgacatttgcccggtgggccaatgacttatttatttattttttttgtaacggcatgaacaatgagaggtggtggattggccagatgctggccgatgtgtaaaaataactcagttgtccgagtgtcaggtaaactgaatttcaggtaagaagttatgacctgcagtctatctgggtcagatataaaccaagtttaggtgtagtttatttttgttgtgctgactttttacagtcagttacaataacttgtaatgcgtgctagctagcatgacggagtttctatacagctgatcagcttttctctcttgtttgtttatcgcccactttgcgccagaaagcgGAAACCGGCGGATGTcgcactaaacaacagcagcacgtttaagcttgatcagctgttgttagaatttatttaatatacaTTTCTaggatcagctgatgtttgctggagccacagctgtaaaagctgctggtcatgatatcggtttggatatgtggtgagagggaaacatgaagatgaaaccaggagatgtccttactgaatcatcagagctgaacaggtgatggagaaacaggtttaccttttaggtgacatgaatgagctgaagggaagttatgaactgtttctgagagacaaataacaccaggatccttttctaaggacagctgacagctggtaactgtgcaggggcgggtctagcaaaagggggccaggtagggcattaacagggaaaagagggcacaaagaaatacttttctttcttgttctcatttaaaatatctagcttttattaaatagttatctgaatcttacaaccaatgtttttatctgacataaaatgtatagaaatcatacatataccaacaacacagtgtacatcactgtcacaacagcgtttcttttcattcaaaggctttatggctttaatatctGGTGGGCCGGTCTGTAGTCAAAATGCGCGGGACAGTTTTTTGTCCTAGTCCAGCCCTGCTCTAAATGtgaaagtttattttgaaacatgttttgcTAAATTACAGATTATTCTCTCTGCACTTTAACCACTTAAATCTATACTTGCAAAAAAGTttcttttagggttttttttgtttgtttatttgcttttcttttgtaGGGAAAGTGGGCGCTCATTCCTTTTGAAACTGTGTCAGTATCTAAACTCTTTTTCAACATTTATCAGCATCTTTAAACTaactttttgaaaaattaaactaattCAGAATTTATTCTCTAAAACTTTCATTACTTTCTTTAGTAAAATTATGATGTTccttttaaagcatttaaaagaGGGGTTTATGTTattagaatatttattttagtttgctgtgtttttaaattttatggcaagtttctaaaaataatttCTAAATCTTATGCAAATACATCGTGACATCTGTTAACTGTCACAGGACAGTTAATGTGAACATCTGTGCAGCTgtttaagatttttaaaaagaactgtAGGCTTTCTGACTAAATACAAGAACCAACGTTCACACACAGAGGGCGACTGGTATTGATCATGTTGCTGACTGATTACTGATTTTATGAATTTCTGCTGGACAGAAAAACGGGGTGGCCATCTCTCCTGACATTACCACCAATGGGGATGCAGAACTTGGTGGGAACGAGGACGATATAAGTGCAGAATCTGCCTCTCGACTGGCTCAGGAGTCTCCTCAAGGTGGCAGAGAGAACATGCTTGGTAGGACCCAAATAAACCTTTCATAAGAATATATCAGTGTTTGGGCGGGggggtttgtttatttttttttactttttttgttcctttaattatttatacatttattataaatattaattattttattgttattgtttttatttatttgtttttttgctgtatGTCCAACTTATATTTTATGATTATGTAAGTGTACATGTAGAAGAATAGGTGCTAACTTTACAGTAGTTAATGTGAATGCAAATAAAGCATTAACTTATCAACGTCATATTATAGTTTTAATACcacaacatttatttttaatgttagcATTTTGAAATTATAATTGTCGGAATTGCTACGATGTTTTAAAAGGTGTAATTCAGtgtgttcatttttaaaatcaagagtacatatttttattcaggatattagttttttaaattacaatttTGACTTTTAAAGTCAAACAAATTGTAACTTTTAgaatttgttatattttaagtCATTATTATTAGTTACACAAGTTTGAGGCAGGAATATGACATATGAAATTTTGAGATATTATGAGTGAAAATTTTGAGATATGTTAGCATAAAACTGGAGTAGTTTATTTTCACTTGGCATtggtaattttatttttgtaatgtttCATCTCCTTTTACTTTACTgaaccattttctttttttgtttgtttttgtttcccttttttttttaatattgcatGATGTGCATGTCTGAATGAGTCTCTAACAAACACATGCTTGTGTAATCTTTCTTTAATTTTGATAAAAAATCTCAAATGATTTCAATCGCTTCAGCATCGTATCTGGACTTTTAAAATCAGCTGTTCGACTTCATGCTACAGAAGATTAATTCAAGAATCGACGTTTAATCCCTCTGATCGCCTCCTTCCTTCATCACCAGAAGAAAGTTAATTCTCTTCTAGACAGTTAATTTATGTTTTACTTCTCTAAGAGTCAGCTGTGTTTGGTTCTCCAATGTTTCTTCCTGGTCTTTCAGGAAAAACTAAAGAGTGGGAGACAAAAGAAGGCAACAGACCACCTGagaacaacaagaaaaactACCTCTGGAAGGTTCTTAAACGGTCAAAGTCATTGAATGACATTTCCACCATCAGCAAAAGCAAGTCGCTTAAACAGCCCATAGAAAGACGAAACGCAGCTGACAAACATCTAGGAGGAAACGAGGCTGCAAG is part of the Pelmatolapia mariae isolate MD_Pm_ZW linkage group LG23, Pm_UMD_F_2, whole genome shotgun sequence genome and encodes:
- the lrrfip1b gene encoding leucine-rich repeat flightless-interacting protein 2 isoform X6, with the translated sequence MGTQGPGRKRIPNREKLTGEDDALNQIAREAEARLAAKRAARAEAREIRMKELERQKEEDSERYSRHSRRHASISDDEERMSVGSRGSLRPSDYSGFLGSGSRASSRASSARASPVVEERTDREFPDKGSRTASTLSAATLASLGGASSRRGSCDTSFSVETEASIREMKDSLAETEEKYRKAMVSNAQLHNEKSTLMYQVETLREELNDMEELLWETRRRCDDAHKEWERERHAHSLLQFHFKDMKETLRQTEELLTEVTDLRLKSSSYSQEVSDLQEALQWKDKKIGALERHREISDIVCIERDRLRDEVVRLRDLLKKNGVAISPDITTNGDAELGGNEDDISAESASRLAQESPQGGRENMLEFRLKKLFEERESLQDQVRLLQSQLDQRQKIITEGVQNTENDGLENGMDSHLLELQRDANRQISDLKFKLVKSEQEVTTLEQNVIRLEGQVSRYKGASENAEKIEDELKVEKRKLQRELRSALDRIDELEASNSHLSKRLEKMKANRNALLAQQ
- the lrrfip1b gene encoding leucine-rich repeat flightless-interacting protein 2 isoform X8; amino-acid sequence: MGTQGPGRKRIPNREKLTGEDDALNQIAREAEARLAAKRAARAEAREIRMKELERQKEISDDEERMSVGSRGSLRPSDYSGFLGSGSRASSRASSARASPVVEERTDREFPDKGSRTASTLSAATLASLGGASSRRGSCDTSFSVETEASIREMKDSLAETEEKYRKAMVSNAQLHNEKSTLMYQVETLREELNDMEELLWETRRRCDDAHKEWERERHAHSLLQFHFKDMKETLRQTEELLTEVTDLRLKSSSYSQEVSDLQEALQWKDKKIGALERHREISDIVCIERDRLRDEVVRLRDLLKKNGVAISPDITTNGDAELGGNEDDISAESASRLAQESPQGGRENMLEFRLKKLFEERESLQDQVRLLQSQLDQRQKIITEGVQNTENDGLENGMDSHLLELQRDANRQISDLKFKLVKSEQEVTTLEQNVIRLEGQVSRYKGASENAEKIEDELKVEKRKLQRELRSALDRIDELEASNSHLSKRLEKMKANRNALLAQQ
- the lrrfip1b gene encoding leucine-rich repeat flightless-interacting protein 2 isoform X7, with product MGTQGPGRKRIPNREKLTGEDDALNQIAREAEARLAAKRAARAEAREIRMKELERQKEISDDEERMSVGSRGSLRPSVFFSDAPRCHGYRPSDYSGFLGSGSRASSRASSARASPVVEERTDREFPDKGSRTASTLSAATLASLGGASSRRGSCDTSFSVETEASIREMKDSLAETEEKYRKAMVSNAQLHNEKSTLMYQVETLREELNDMEELLWETRRRCDDAHKEWERERHAHSLLQFHFKDMKETLRQTEELLTEVTDLRLKSSSYSQEVSDLQEALQWKDKKIGALERHREISDIVCIERDRLRDEVVRLRDLLKKNGVAISPDITTNGDAELGGNEDDISAESASRLAQESPQGGRENMLEFRLKKLFEERESLQDQVRLLQSQLDQRQKIITEGVQNTENDGLENGMDSHLLELQRDANRQISDLKFKLVKSEQEVTTLEQNVIRLEGQVSRYKGASENAEKIEDELKVEKRKLQRELRSALDRIDELEASNSHLSKRLEKMKANRNALLAQQ